From one Lotus japonicus ecotype B-129 chromosome 3, LjGifu_v1.2 genomic stretch:
- the LOC130746180 gene encoding acidic endochitinase-like isoform X1, producing MNRKIHSSYLVLLLTFLVLLVDITSNTELDNDIAIYWGQNDDEWSLRETCATGKYSYVIIAFLNKFGNGKTPEMNLASHCDPSSNDCTALSTDIRSCQMQGIKVLLSIGGAVGDYSLASSDDAATVSDYLWNNFLGGNNSNSRPLGDAVLDGIDFDIENSTGKHWEELARDLKSHSTSAQNVYLSAAPQCPFPDGELGIALDTGFFDFVWIQFYNNPECEYTQSNALNLLSSWNQWTASLKVGKVFLGLPASPAAANNGYVPADSLACNILPVIKKSPNYGGVMLWTTYYDKQSGYSSFIRSSLCPPEYGGNDSHKAYNWWMWLIIGVGAALAISLIFYLCCTLRRKDKAEGDGKMNQAMNIEMEDRASNEDKMLSFESIVASREMKE from the exons ATGAATAGAAAAATCCACTCTTCCTATTTGGTGCTACTTCTTACCTTCCTAGTCCTCCTTGTAGATATCACATCTAACACAGAATTGGACAACGACATTGCAATTTACTGGGGACAAAATGATGATGAATGGAGCCTGAGAGAAACATGTGCAACTGGGAAATACTCCTATGTAATCATAGCCTTCCTGAACAAATTTGGGAATGGCAAGACCCCTGAAATGAACCTGGCAAGTCACTGTGATCCTTCTTCCAATGATTGCACTGCTTTAAGCACAGACATCAGGAGTTGCCAAATGCAAGGGATCAAAGTCTTGCTGTCCATTGGAGGAGCCGTTGGAGATTACAGTCTAGCTTCCTCTGATGATGCTGCAACCGTTTCTGATTACTTGTGGAACAATTTCTTGGGTGGCAACAACTCGAATTCGCGTCCACTTGGGGATGCTGTATTAGATGGCATTGATTTTGATATAGAGAACTCCACAGGGAAACACTGGGAGGAACTTGCACGTGACCTCAAGTCACATAGCACCTCAGCACAAAACGTTTACTTGAGTGCAGCACCTCAGTGCCCATTTCCTGATGGTGAACTGGGCATTGCACTTGACACGGGATTTTTTGACTTTGTTTGGATACAGTTCTACAACAATCCTGAGTGTGAATATACCCAAAGCAATGCCTTAAACTTGTTGAGTTCATGGAATCAATGGACAGCATCATTGAAAGTGGGAAAAGTCTTTTTAGGATTGCCTGCATCTCCAGCAGCAGCAAATAATGGCTATGTTCCTGCTGATTCGTTGGCATGTAACATTCTTCCTGTCATAAAAAAGTCCCCTAACTATGGAGGTGTGATGCTGTGGACAACGTACTATGATAAACAAAGCGGATACAGCTCCTTCATCAGAAGTTCTCTTTGCCCACCTGAATATGGAGGAAATGACAGCCACAAAG CATACAACTGGTGGATGTGGCTTATCATTGGGGTCGGAGCAGCCCTTGCAATATCCCTCATCTTCTACTTGTGCTGTACCCTGCGAAGAAAAGACAAAGCAGAAG GGGATGGAAAAATGAACCAAGCAATGAATATTGAAATGGAGGACAGGGCAAGTAATGAGGACAAAATGTTAAGTTTTGAAAGCATTGTTGCTTCGAGAGAGATGAAAGAATAA
- the LOC130746180 gene encoding acidic endochitinase-like isoform X2, with the protein MNLASHCDPSSNDCTALSTDIRSCQMQGIKVLLSIGGAVGDYSLASSDDAATVSDYLWNNFLGGNNSNSRPLGDAVLDGIDFDIENSTGKHWEELARDLKSHSTSAQNVYLSAAPQCPFPDGELGIALDTGFFDFVWIQFYNNPECEYTQSNALNLLSSWNQWTASLKVGKVFLGLPASPAAANNGYVPADSLACNILPVIKKSPNYGGVMLWTTYYDKQSGYSSFIRSSLCPPEYGGNDSHKAYNWWMWLIIGVGAALAISLIFYLCCTLRRKDKAEGDGKMNQAMNIEMEDRASNEDKMLSFESIVASREMKE; encoded by the exons ATGAACCTGGCAAGTCACTGTGATCCTTCTTCCAATGATTGCACTGCTTTAAGCACAGACATCAGGAGTTGCCAAATGCAAGGGATCAAAGTCTTGCTGTCCATTGGAGGAGCCGTTGGAGATTACAGTCTAGCTTCCTCTGATGATGCTGCAACCGTTTCTGATTACTTGTGGAACAATTTCTTGGGTGGCAACAACTCGAATTCGCGTCCACTTGGGGATGCTGTATTAGATGGCATTGATTTTGATATAGAGAACTCCACAGGGAAACACTGGGAGGAACTTGCACGTGACCTCAAGTCACATAGCACCTCAGCACAAAACGTTTACTTGAGTGCAGCACCTCAGTGCCCATTTCCTGATGGTGAACTGGGCATTGCACTTGACACGGGATTTTTTGACTTTGTTTGGATACAGTTCTACAACAATCCTGAGTGTGAATATACCCAAAGCAATGCCTTAAACTTGTTGAGTTCATGGAATCAATGGACAGCATCATTGAAAGTGGGAAAAGTCTTTTTAGGATTGCCTGCATCTCCAGCAGCAGCAAATAATGGCTATGTTCCTGCTGATTCGTTGGCATGTAACATTCTTCCTGTCATAAAAAAGTCCCCTAACTATGGAGGTGTGATGCTGTGGACAACGTACTATGATAAACAAAGCGGATACAGCTCCTTCATCAGAAGTTCTCTTTGCCCACCTGAATATGGAGGAAATGACAGCCACAAAG CATACAACTGGTGGATGTGGCTTATCATTGGGGTCGGAGCAGCCCTTGCAATATCCCTCATCTTCTACTTGTGCTGTACCCTGCGAAGAAAAGACAAAGCAGAAG GGGATGGAAAAATGAACCAAGCAATGAATATTGAAATGGAGGACAGGGCAAGTAATGAGGACAAAATGTTAAGTTTTGAAAGCATTGTTGCTTCGAGAGAGATGAAAGAATAA
- the LOC130746176 gene encoding G-type lectin S-receptor-like serine/threonine-protein kinase CES101 isoform X2, with protein sequence MEEMISLNSSSTILTLANGKLAGSPSFIIFIKLWSARVRGCVAQSFPTCRNQGAYLSITNPQSGNMSPPKGYKNKEYDKLSLHDCGVKCLNNCSCFAFSHTNDDNSGCQIWSRGSKFASSNYGRPIYFIPGNITTNGGKSKANMRKLWIESVIGGALLIPVSAIVFYVLWLWRKHIIEAKQKWKRKKMLYDIGGIATPSQSPVYSKRKRSKKIHTTKYGMHMFSFESIESATDNFSSANKLGEGGFGPVYKGQLLDGREIAIKRLSTSSWQGLTEFKNEVKLIAKLQHTNLVKLHGFCIEREERMLIYEYMPNKSLDFYLFDSKNKILLDWKRRLGIIQGITRGIVYLHTYSRLTVIHRDLKPSNILLDSDMNPKISDFGLARIFGLKESKQNTNRVVGTYGYMSPEYALNGIVSPKIDVFSFGVMVLEIISGKKNASIYASDYPHSLLGRAWELWNTGKALELIDPILNGSCDVNEVLRCIHISLLCVQDQAEDRPTMSDVVFFLSGEAIQLARPKQLALFPHKKNKSICPIIDQNVHSINSVTISTLSAR encoded by the exons ATGGAAGAGATGATCTCTTTGAACTCATCGTCAACTATTCTAACGCTGGCAAATGGCAAGCTTGCAGGCTCACCTTCCTTCATAATTTTCATCAAATTGTG GAGTGCACGTGTTAGAGGTTGCGTGGCTCAAAGCTTCCCAACCTGCAGAAACCAAGGTGCTTATTTATCCATCACCAACCCTCAGTCTGGTAACATGTCACCACCAAAAGGGTACAAGAACAAGGAGTATGATAAGCTTTCTCTTCATGATTGTGGAGTCAAGTGCTTGAATAATTGCTCTTGTTTTGCCTTCTCTCACACAAACGATGACAACTCTGGCTGCCAGATATGGAGTAGAGGGAGCAAATTTGCTTCATCTAATTATGGGCGACCAATTTATTTCATCCCTGGAAATATCACTACCAATGGCGGAAAATCTAAGG CCAACATGAGGAAGTTATGGATAGAAAGTGTGATTGGCGGAGCTCTATTGATACCCGTATCTGCTATTGTGTTCTATGTATTGTGGTTGTGGAGGAAACACATAATAGAAG CAAAGCAAAAATGGAAGCGAAAGAAGATGTTATATGATATTGGAGGGATTGCAACACCTTCCCAATCCCCAGTATACAGCAAACGCAAAAGAAGTAAGAAAATTCATACCACAAAGTATGGGATGCACATGTTCAGCTTTGAAAGCATTGAATCAGCTACTGACAATTTCTCTTCAGCAAATAAGCTGGGTGAGGGTGGCTTTGGACCTGTCTATAAG GGACAATTACTTGATGGGCGAGAAATAGCAATAAAAAGACTTTCTACAAGCTCATGGCAGGGGTTAACAGAGTTTAAAAATGAGGTTAAATTAATTGCCAAACTCCAACATACTAACTTAGTCAAGCTTCATGGTTTTTGCATTGAACGAGAGGAAAGGATGTTGATCTATGAATATATGCCCAACAAAAGTTTGGACTTTTACCTTTTTG ATTCCAAAAATAAGATTTTGTTGGATTGGAAGAGACGATTGGGCATCATACAAGGAATAACACGAGGGATTGTTTATCTCCATACATATTCAAGACTAACAGTAATTCACAGAGACTTAAAACCTAGTAATATTTTACTTGATTCTGACATGAATCCAAAgatatctgattttggtttggcaAGAATATTTGGATTGaaagaatccaaacaaaatacAAATCGAGTTGTTGGAACTTA TGGCTATATGTCTCCTGAATATGCTTTAAATGGCATTGTCTCACCTAAAATTGATGTTTTTAGTTTTGGGGTAATGGTGCTTGAGATAATTAGTGGAAAGAAGAATGCTAGTATTTATGCTTCAGATTATCCACACAGTCTTCTAGGACGT GCTTGGGAATTGTGGAATACTGGTAAAGCTTTAGAATTAATAGACCCTATATTAAATGGGTCATGTGATGTCAATGAAGTTTTGAGATGCATTCATATAAGCCTTTTGTGTGTGCAAGATCAAGCTGAAGACAGACCAACTATGTCAGATGTGGTATTTTTCCTATCAGGTGAGGCTATTCAGCTTGCGAGACCGAAACAACTAGCACTCTTTCCCCATAAGAAGAATAAGTCTATATGTCCTATCATTGATCAAAATGTTCACTCTATAAATAGTGTAACAATTTCAACATTGAGTGCTAGATAA
- the LOC130746176 gene encoding G-type lectin S-receptor-like serine/threonine-protein kinase CES101 isoform X1 produces MGTMLMDFFGRALLFLTLTFTLNFTSLQCLKPGDDTLMQRDYLGLGTLTSASQFYSLRFTRMAHDHNSGRVYLGITSSAGWFLWLANQNTPLLKGQAKLVIDDYGSLKIMYHNDKEAIVLYSSQAEQKINASATLLNTGNFVLHQMNTDGTVKQVLWQSYDHRNYIMVPGMRVGFNKLTGQNWTLTSWTSENTPATGSFTLGVDPNSKEQLVIWWNGTLYWTSGPFSDGSFSNLNATSGRNINTYFTYVSNENETYFSFNSTSSPSPYLDYIGLNPFGQLYGRVSVSCRSARVRGCVAQSFPTCRNQGAYLSITNPQSGNMSPPKGYKNKEYDKLSLHDCGVKCLNNCSCFAFSHTNDDNSGCQIWSRGSKFASSNYGRPIYFIPGNITTNGGKSKANMRKLWIESVIGGALLIPVSAIVFYVLWLWRKHIIEAKQKWKRKKMLYDIGGIATPSQSPVYSKRKRSKKIHTTKYGMHMFSFESIESATDNFSSANKLGEGGFGPVYKGQLLDGREIAIKRLSTSSWQGLTEFKNEVKLIAKLQHTNLVKLHGFCIEREERMLIYEYMPNKSLDFYLFDSKNKILLDWKRRLGIIQGITRGIVYLHTYSRLTVIHRDLKPSNILLDSDMNPKISDFGLARIFGLKESKQNTNRVVGTYGYMSPEYALNGIVSPKIDVFSFGVMVLEIISGKKNASIYASDYPHSLLGRAWELWNTGKALELIDPILNGSCDVNEVLRCIHISLLCVQDQAEDRPTMSDVVFFLSGEAIQLARPKQLALFPHKKNKSICPIIDQNVHSINSVTISTLSAR; encoded by the exons ATGGGAACAATGCTTATGGATTTCTTTGGAAGAGCCCTTCTCTTCCTCACTCTGACCTTCACATTGAACTTCACAAGCCTTCAGTGTTTAAAGCCTGGCGATGACACATTAATGCAAAGAGATTACTTGGGACTAGGAACACTCACCTCGGCTTCTCAGTTCTACAGCCTAAGGTTCACCAGAATGGCACATGATCATAATAGTGGAAGAGTGTACCTAGGAATAACAAGCAGCGCAGGGTGGTTTCTCTGGCTTGCCAACCAGAACACCCCACTTCTTAAAGGACAAGCAAAACTTGTTATTGATGATTACGGTAGCTTGAAAATCATGTACCACAATGACAAGGAGGCCATTGTTTTATACTCAAGCCAAGCTGAACAAAAGATCAATGCCAGTGCCACTCTGCTCAACACAGGCAACTTTGTACTGCATCAAATGAATACAGATGGAACTGTGAAACAGGTTTTGTGGCAAAGTTATGATCACCGAAATTACATCATGGTTCCAGGAATGAGGGTGGGATTCAACAAGCTAACAGGGCAGAATTGGACCCTGACATCTTGGACAAGCGAAAACACACCAGCTACTGGTTCCTTCACTCTTGGTGTGGACCCAAACAGCAAAGAGCAATTGGTCATATGGTGGAATGGTACACTCTATTGGACTAGTGGACCATTTTCTGATGGAAGTTTCAGCAATTTGAATGCAACATCAGGGAGAAATATCAACACCTATTTCACCTATGTTTCAAACGAAAATGAAACATATTTCAGTTTTAATTCCACATCATCACCCTCGCCTTATTTAGATTACATTGGTTTGAATCCATTTGGTCAACTATATGGCAGAGTCTCTGTCTCTTGCAGGAGTGCACGTGTTAGAGGTTGCGTGGCTCAAAGCTTCCCAACCTGCAGAAACCAAGGTGCTTATTTATCCATCACCAACCCTCAGTCTGGTAACATGTCACCACCAAAAGGGTACAAGAACAAGGAGTATGATAAGCTTTCTCTTCATGATTGTGGAGTCAAGTGCTTGAATAATTGCTCTTGTTTTGCCTTCTCTCACACAAACGATGACAACTCTGGCTGCCAGATATGGAGTAGAGGGAGCAAATTTGCTTCATCTAATTATGGGCGACCAATTTATTTCATCCCTGGAAATATCACTACCAATGGCGGAAAATCTAAGG CCAACATGAGGAAGTTATGGATAGAAAGTGTGATTGGCGGAGCTCTATTGATACCCGTATCTGCTATTGTGTTCTATGTATTGTGGTTGTGGAGGAAACACATAATAGAAG CAAAGCAAAAATGGAAGCGAAAGAAGATGTTATATGATATTGGAGGGATTGCAACACCTTCCCAATCCCCAGTATACAGCAAACGCAAAAGAAGTAAGAAAATTCATACCACAAAGTATGGGATGCACATGTTCAGCTTTGAAAGCATTGAATCAGCTACTGACAATTTCTCTTCAGCAAATAAGCTGGGTGAGGGTGGCTTTGGACCTGTCTATAAG GGACAATTACTTGATGGGCGAGAAATAGCAATAAAAAGACTTTCTACAAGCTCATGGCAGGGGTTAACAGAGTTTAAAAATGAGGTTAAATTAATTGCCAAACTCCAACATACTAACTTAGTCAAGCTTCATGGTTTTTGCATTGAACGAGAGGAAAGGATGTTGATCTATGAATATATGCCCAACAAAAGTTTGGACTTTTACCTTTTTG ATTCCAAAAATAAGATTTTGTTGGATTGGAAGAGACGATTGGGCATCATACAAGGAATAACACGAGGGATTGTTTATCTCCATACATATTCAAGACTAACAGTAATTCACAGAGACTTAAAACCTAGTAATATTTTACTTGATTCTGACATGAATCCAAAgatatctgattttggtttggcaAGAATATTTGGATTGaaagaatccaaacaaaatacAAATCGAGTTGTTGGAACTTA TGGCTATATGTCTCCTGAATATGCTTTAAATGGCATTGTCTCACCTAAAATTGATGTTTTTAGTTTTGGGGTAATGGTGCTTGAGATAATTAGTGGAAAGAAGAATGCTAGTATTTATGCTTCAGATTATCCACACAGTCTTCTAGGACGT GCTTGGGAATTGTGGAATACTGGTAAAGCTTTAGAATTAATAGACCCTATATTAAATGGGTCATGTGATGTCAATGAAGTTTTGAGATGCATTCATATAAGCCTTTTGTGTGTGCAAGATCAAGCTGAAGACAGACCAACTATGTCAGATGTGGTATTTTTCCTATCAGGTGAGGCTATTCAGCTTGCGAGACCGAAACAACTAGCACTCTTTCCCCATAAGAAGAATAAGTCTATATGTCCTATCATTGATCAAAATGTTCACTCTATAAATAGTGTAACAATTTCAACATTGAGTGCTAGATAA